From Bacilli bacterium PM5-9:
TAAATTATGTGATAAATTAAATATTGGGTATTGTAATGCAAAAACATTATTTAAAAGATTAAATATGCTTTCATTAGAATATCATGATATTGTTAAGATATTGGAGGATGCTAATGAGTAATGATATTGCAACACGCTCGAAAACAAATGAATTATTAAAAAAATATAATTTAAGTGCTAAAAAGAATTTTGGGCAAAATTTTCTTGTTGATAATAATATAGTACGAAATATTGTTAAAAATGCTGAAATTTCAAAAGAAACTTGTGTAATTGAAATAGGACCAGGAATAGGTAGTTTATCTCAAGAACTAGCTAGAACATGTAAAAAACTTGTATGTATAGAAATTGATGAAAGATTAAAAGATGTTTTAGAAGAAAGTTTAGCTAGTTATGATAATATTAATATTGTATTTGATGATTTTTTAAAGGTAGACTTAAATAAACTTGTAAATGAAAATTTTGATAAAGGTGATGAAATAGTTGTAGTAGCAAACTTACCATACTATATTACAACACCAATATTAATTAAAATTTTTGAAGAATCTAGTCAATTAAATATTAAAAGAATTTGTGCAATGATGCAAAAAGAAGTAGGGCAAAGATTAAGTGCTAAAAAGGATACAAAGGACTATAATTCTTTAACTATCTTAACTCAATATTATTGTCAAGCAAACATTGTAATGAATGTTCCAAAAAGTGTTTTTATACCTGTACCAAATGTTGATAGTGTAGTGGTTTTATTTAAATTTATTGAACTTGAAAACAAACCTGAAGATGAAAAAGTATTTTTTAACTTGTTAAGAGTTTTGTTTAAACAAAGAAGAAAAACTATTTTAAATAACTTAAATGAAATGGTAAATGATAAAGAAAAAACAAGGAATATTTTAATTGATAATAACCTTGATACAAATTTAAGAGCTGAAAACCTAACATTAAGTGATATTATTCAATTAAGCGATTATTTAGTAAAGGAGAATCATCACAATGATTAAAAAATCTTATGCTAAAATTAATTTTTCAATTAATATAGTTGAAAAGATGCCTAATGGTTATCATAATTTAGATATGATAATGACAAAAATAAATTTATTTGATAAATTATATTTCTCAACAACAAAAAATGATGAAATAATTTTAACATGTACTAATCCTTTTATTCCAACTGATGAAAGAAATTTAGTATATAAAGTAGCAAAGCTTGTTAAAGAAAAATTTAATATAAAAAAGGGAATAAGAATTCATATTGCAAAAACTATTCCAATGCAAGCTGGTCTTGGTGGTGGAAGCTCTAATGCAGCAACTACTTTAGAGGCTTTAGATGAGATGTTTATGCTTAATTTATCAATTGAAGAAAAGATAGACCTTGTAAAAAATTTTGGTGCTGATATTCCTTTCTTTTTTTATGATTGTGCTTGTCGTGTTCAAGGAATAGGAGATATCATAACACCAATAGAAAGTAATTTAAGTGATTTTCATTTAATTTTAGTAAAACCTCAAAAAGGAGTTTCAACTAAATTAGCTTATGAAAACATTGATTTAAAAACATGTGATCATCCTAATATTGATAAATTAGTTAATGCGTTAAAAGATAATGATTATAATTATGTGTGTGATAATATTGGAAACTCATTACAAGATAGTGCTATTGTAATTAGACCTGTTATTAAAGATATTCAAGATGAATTAATGTCATTAGGTGTTGATACTACTTTAGTATGTGGAAGTGGTTCGACAATTTTTGCACTAACAAAAGATGATAATGTAGTAAAGAATATAAAAGCAGCACACTTTAATAAAAAGAATTTTGTTTTTATAACAAGTGTTAGATAGATATTATTGTAAAGGAGGGCTATTATGAATATAGTTGATATTATTGAAAAGAAAAGAGATAAAAAAGAATTAAGTAGTGAAGAAATTGATTTTTTTATTAATGGATATGTTAATGATACAATAAAAGATTATCAAATATCGGCATTATTAATGGCTATTGTTTTAAATGGTATGAATGTAAAAGAAACATCTAATTTAACTAATTCAATGATGAATAGCGGTGATATTTACGATTTAAGCATGATTGAAGGAATTAAATGTGATAAACACTCTACAGGTGGAGTTGGCGATAAAACAACGCTTATTCTAGCTCCTCTTTTAGCAAGTGCAGGTATTAAAATATCAAAAATGTCTGGTCGTGGATTAGGACATACAGGTGGAACATTAGATAAATTAGAATCTATTCCAAACTTTAATATTAATTTAGAAATTGATGATTTTATTAAACAAGTTAATGAAATCGGTATAGCTATCATTGGACAATCAGCAAACTTAGTTCCAGCTGATAAAAAGTTATATGCTCTTCGTGATGTTAGTGGTACTGTTCAATCAATTCCATTAATTGCTTCAAGTATTATGTCAAAAAAATTAGCAAGTGGCTCTGATGCAATAATATTAGATGTAAAAGTTGGTAAAGGTGCTTTTATGAAAACTATTGATGAAGCAAAAGAACTTGCTAAATTAATGGTGATGATTGGTAAAGATTTAAATAAAGATATTAAAGCTGTTATAACTGATATGAATAGACCATTAGGTTTTGCAATAGGTAACAATCTTGAAGTAATTGAAGCTATTAACACTTTACAAGGCAATGGACCTAAAGATTTAGAAGAGTTATGTTTAAGACTTGGATCAATAATGTTAACTCAAGCAAAAAAGGCTGATGATGTTAAACAAGCTTATGATATTTTAAAAGAAAAGATTAATAATAATGAAGCTTTTAATAAATTTAGAGATTTAGTTATTGCTCAAGGTGGTGATGTATCATATGTTGATGACCCATCATTATTTGATAAAGCAAAATATGAGATAAATATTTATGCTAATGAAGAAGGTTTCTTAAATGATATAGATGCATTAAGTATTGGAAAACTTGCATTAGAACTTGGTGCAGGGCGACATACTAAAGAAGAAGCAATTGATTATAGTGCAGGTGTTTATTTACATAAACAATTAGGAGAAAAAATAAAAACTAATGATTTTTTAGCAACTCTTTATACTAATAAGGATAATGAAAATGTATTTATCAAGTTGTTTAAAGATGCTATAAAAATTAGTAGTAATAAAATTGAAAAAGAAGACTTAATTAAAACAATAATTCAATAATAGGTGATATAATGCTTTTACAACAAAGGTTAAACGAATTAAAATTTACAACAAAACAAAAAGATGTCTTTGAAAAATTAGGACTATATACTTTAAATGATTTAATATTAATGTATCCTCGTCGATATAATTTTCTATTGGAAACACCATTAATTGATAATCAAAAGGTAGTTATTGAAGCAAAGATAAATAGTGAGATAAATATTTCATTTTTTCAAGGAAGAAAAAATAGAATATATTTTGATGTTGTTTATGAGGGTAGAATTTTAAAAGTTGTAATTTTCAATCGTTCTTTTATGTTAAATAATTTAAAAAAAGCATCTATAATCACAATAGTTGGAACATATACAGAAAAAAATAATACAATAATTGCTAGTGAAATAAAGTTAAGTGATTTAAAAAGCATCTCAGGTATTTATCCTGTCTATTCTTTAAATAATCTTTATAAAAATGGTGATTATATAAAAATAATGAAAAATGTTTTAGAAAAAGGAAATTTAGAAATTGAAAATATCATAAGTGATGATTTAGTTGTAAAATATCAATTATTAAATAGAAAAGATGCAATAAACAATATTCATTTTCCTAAAGATAAAAACCTATTATTACAAGCAAACCGTACTTTGATTTACGAAGAGTTCTTTTTATTCGCCATTCATTGTATTATTGAAAAAGAAAGTAGATTAAGTGATAACTCACTAGTAAAAGATATTAATATTAGTGATTTATCAAATTTAGTTAATAATTTAAAATACACTTTAACAAATGATCAAAGAAATGTTTTAAATGAGATATTTGTTGATTTCAAATCTAATCAAGCAATGAATAGATTATTATTAGCAGATGTTGGTAGTGGTAAAACATTAGTAGCATTTATTGCTGCTTATATGATTTATATGTCAGGTTATCAAAGTGCCTTTATGGCACCAACAACTATTTTAGCAATGCAACATTATCAATCAGCATTAGAGATATTTGAGAATGTTGAAATAAACGTTGTTCTTTTAACAAGCAATACAAACCCACATGAAAGAGAACAAATTTTAGCCGATTTAAAAAAAGGAAAAATTGATTTAATAATTGGTACACATGCCTTATATCAAGATGATGTTGAATTTAAAAACTTAGGCTTTGTAATTTATGATGAACAACAACGTTTTGGTGTTAAACAACGTCAACAATTAAAAGAAAAAGGAAAAAATGTTGAACAATTAATGCTTTCAGCAACACCAATTCCTCGTACATTAGCTCAAGTTGCCTATGCAAGTCTACAAGTTAGCTATATGAAAGAGCCTTTACCTTTTAAAAAGCCAATTAAATCATATTATTTTAAAAGTAAAAGTATTAAACCTTTTTATGATGAAATGATTAGTTTACTTGAACAACACCAACAAATTTATATTGTTACTCCTTTGATTGAAGAAAGTGAAACTCAAGATACAAAAAATGCTATTGATGTTTATGAAAGTATTAAAAAACATTTTAAAGATAAATATACTGTTGATTTAATCCATGGTAAATTAGATAATGATGAAAAACAAGAAGCAATGGATCGTTTTTTATTAAATGAAACAAATATCTTAGTTGCTACATCTTTAATTGAAGTTGGAATAAGTGTTGATAATGCAACATGTATTGTTATTTATGATGCACATCGTTTTGGATTAAGTCAATTACATCAATTAAGGGGACGAGTAGGGCGTGGCTCATTACAAGGTTACTGTGTATTTCTAAGTACAAGTAGTGAAGAGGACACTATTAAAAAAATGGAGTTTATTGCAAGTACAAATGATGGATTTGCGATTGCTGAATTTGATTTAGAAACTAGAGGTCCAGGTGATATTTTAGGAGTAAAACAATCAGGGTTACCAAGCTTTAATATTGCTAATCCATTTAAAGATGAAAAAATCTACAATATTGCTTATCAAGATGCTTTAAATCTTTATCAAAATAAAGAAGAATTAAAAAAATGGTATTTAAAAAATAAAAATACCATAGAATTATTAACTTCAAATATAAATTATTAGAGATTATTTCTTTAAAAATTTATATTTTTTTATTAAAAAAATTGTTATAACTATTGAAAATAAACATAAAATAATTGGAATTAAGTAACCATATTTATATTTAAATTCTGGGATAATAAAATTCATTCCATACCAGCTTGTAATTAATGTTAATGGTAAGAAAATTGCTGATAAAATTGTAAATAAATTCATTGTATTATTTAAACTAACATCTAATTGGTTTTGATAGACTTCTTTTATTTGAATAGTATGTTCTATCATTATCTTTATATTATCATTTGTTCTAATATTTTTATGGTCTATTAATTTAATGATTTGACCATATAATTCAACTATATTATCTTGATATTCTATAATATCAATAAAATTACTAATATTATCATTTTCTTTTCTAAACTTAGTTAATTGTTTTCGTATATCTAATAGTTTAACATTATATCCACTTATTTCTTTATCAACTATTAATGTATTCTCTAATTTATCTATCTTTTTTTGGATCTTTTTAACATAATTAATATTATTATTTACGATTATATTCAATAATAATAGAATAATTATAAAAACATTATCAAAATTCGTTGTATATTTATCTAGTTCTTTATTAATTAAATCAACTATTTTTTTAGATATAGTTTCATCATTATTTAGAAAATATATATTATTATTATGAATTATAAAAAAGAAATTTACATCGTTATCGATAATTGTTTTTGATAAATAGATATTTCCATAAAAAAAGTCTTTATAAAAGTCAATTCTTGTTTGATTATCAGAAATAAAAACTTCATTTGTCAGTGAAATTGGTAATTCATTTATCATTTCAAAAACTGATTTTAAATCTTTTGCAAAAATAATATTATAATTTATATCATTTTCTAATAATTCATTGTTGTTCAATAAATATTTTTTCATATAAATCACTCCTATTATATATAATATACCTTAAAAACAAATTTTTTTAAATAGATAAATGATTTTAATATATTATTGAATTAGAATATATTTAATTTTGCCAATTAATAAATATTGATAAGAACCAAAAAGTAGTGTATCATTATAGAAAAATTGATTAATTTAAAAACAGATTATGGAGATAATAAAAATGTTAATACTTGAAGATATAAAAAAAACAATTTGTAATTCATCAATTAAAAATTGCGTTGTTAGAAAAGACAATGTTGATGATGAAAAAGAAATAAATCTTTTTCTAAAAAAAACAGTAAAAAAGAGTTGTAAAAAAGCTTTAAATAATATTATAGAAAATAGTGGTTTATCAATTTTAAATGAAGAAGAAAATTTGTATTTTTTAAGACTGTTTGATTTAAAAATGTTGAAGTTGTATGCAACAGAAGAAGATAAAAAAATGAATGAAAAAGGTTTTTTAATTTTTGGATTAATAAGTGATGAATATTATCTAATTATTGATTGTAAAACTAATGATGTATATGGAGCCAGTATTTCTGGCTTTGATGAAGCAATGCTTTTAGGGCAGTTTGATTGGGCACTAAATAATTTAATTTTACTGAATTGTTATCCGTATTGGGAACTTATATTAGAAGCAAAAAGGTATGATTTTACTTTTTAATTAAAATGATGTAATAAAATAAACACACTACAAAATTATTAATTAATCTAAAATGGTAATATGTGTTAATGAGAGCTGTGTATGTGGAATAGAATTCTACTTATACAGTTTTATTTATACTCTAAATATGATATTAACCAATTAAAAAATATATACTAATGTTAATAAATATATTTTTATAATGAAATTACTATGTTTAAAAAATAACAATTCATTACTTATTTATTTTCTTAATATTTAATTTTATTAAGCAACTTTTTTTAACTCATAGTAATAAATTTATAGAAAATTATACATATAAATTAAAAAAACATAAAAATGTTAAAAAATAATAATAGAATCACAAAATAAACTCTTCATTTTCGTAGAAAAAAAGCTTAATATATTGTATACTATTATAAGAAATAGATAAAGGGAGTGACAATATGGATTATTGTGAATATCTATTACAAAGCTTAAATATTAAAATTAAAGACGAAAAAATCATTGAACAAGCATTGATTCATCCATCTTATGCTAATGAAATAAATAAAGTAGAATACCACTATGAGCGTCTTGAATTTATGGGAGATGCAGTTTTACAATTTTTGGTTTCTGATTACATATATAAAAAATATCCAAATATTGATGAGGGAAAACTAACCGTCTTACGTGCTAAAGCAGTTAGAGAAGATTCACTTGCCTTATATGCCGATGAGTATAAGTTATCAGCATACATTAAAGTTGGACGTGGTGAACGCCTTTCAGGAGGTAATAAAAAGAAATCAGTTCAAGCAAACGTTTTTGAGGCTGTCTTAGGTGCTATTTATTTAAGTAATGGAATTGATGATGCATCAAAGTTTTTAAAAGTTACTTATAGTGCAATTGATGAAGATCGTTTTGAAGATTTAGAAGATTATAAAACTAAACTTCAAGAATATGTGCAAGCAGATACTAAAAGAACTGTATCATATGCACTTGTTGAATCTACAGGAAGTGCCAATCAACCATTCTTTAAATTTAAAGTTATGATGGATGATTTAGTACTTGGTTATGGTAGTGGACATTCTAAGAAAAAAGCACAACAAAGCGCTGCTAAAGATGCATTAGAAAAGATGGCAAAAGAGTAGGTAAAATGCTATAATTACTATATTATAAATTAAAGGAGAGTTAATAGTGAATGACATTGCTAAAAAAATTGATGAGCTAGAAAAAACATTAAAAAAATACGCTTATGAATATTATACATTAGATAATCCAAGTATTAGTGATTATGAGTATGATAAGCAATATCAAATATTAAAAAACCTTTTAAATGAAAATCCAGAATATTTAACAAATGATTCAATAACAAGAACGATTGGTTATGATGTTTTAGATAAGTTTAATAAAGTTGAACATCAATATCCAATGTATTCACTTGATAATGCATTTAGTTTAGACGATTTATTTTCTTTTGATGAAAGAATAAATAAAGAGATAAACAATTTTTCTTATGTTTTAGAACCAAAAATTGATGGTCTTGCGATTTCATTAACATATAAAGATGGAATTCTTGAAAACGGTGTAACAAGAGGTGATGGTCAAGTTGGTGAAGATGTTACAACTAACATTAAAACAATATTGTCTATTCCATTAGTTTTACCAAAGAAAATTGATTTAGTTGTTCGTGGTGAAGTATATTTAAAAAAATCTAATTTTTTAATGCTAAATGAAAACCAAGAGAAAAAAGGGTTGCCATTATTTGCGAATGCTAGAAATGCTGCAGCAGGTACATTACGACAGCTTGATTCAAGTGTAGTAGCAAAAAGAAAGTTAGATGCCTTCTTTTATACAGTTGCTAATTATCAAGAACTTGGTTTAAAAACTCACTATGATTCTCTTTTATTTTTAAAAGAGTTAGGATTTGAAGTAAATGATCAAATAGTTAAATTATCTACTATTGATGATGTTTATGAAAATATAATTAAAATTGAAGAAAAAAGAGAAATAAATGACTACGATATTGATGGTAGTGTTTTAAAAGTTAATGAGTTTGATGTTCAAGAAGAATTAGGTTTTACAGCAAAGTATCCTAAATTTGCAATCGCATATAAATTCGCTGCTGAAGAAGTAGAAACAAAATTATGTGATATTATTTATACAGTTGGAAGAACAGGACAAATTACACCAAATGCTGTATTAGAGCCTGTTGAAGTTGCTGGTTCATGTGTAAGCCGTGCAACATTGCATAATTATGACTATATAAAGCAAAAGGATATTCGTGTTAATGATATTGTTTTAATTAGAAAAGCTGGTGATATTATACCAGAGGTTGTCAAACCAATTGTTGAAAAAAGAGATGAAACATCACAAGAAGTTGAAATGATAAGTGAATGTCCAATATGTTATCATCCTTTGCAGCAAATTGATGATAGTGTTGATTATTATTGTGTTAATCCAGATTGTCCTGCTAAAAAGATTGAAACAATAATTCACTTCGCTTCAAGAAAAGCTATGAATATAGTTGGCTTAGGTGAAAGAATTATTGAACAATTTTATAATGATGGTTTGATTAAAACAATTGATGATATTTATACGATTGCTAATAAGGAAGATATTATTATTAATAAAGAAGGTTTTGGACAAAAATCATTTGATAACTTAATAAAAAACATTAATAATAGTAAAGATGCTAGTTTAGATCGTCTTTTATTTGGCTTAGGAATTCGCCATTTAGGAGAAAAGAGCGCTAAAATTTTAACAAAGCATTTTAATACTATTGATGATTTAATAGCTGCAAGTTATGATGAATTAGTAAGTATTGAAGAAATTGGACCAAAAATTGCTCAATCATTAATTGATTATTTTAGTAATAACGATAACATTGTTTTGATAACAAAGTTAAAAGACTATGGCTTATCAATGACAAATAAAAAAATCCAAAGTAATAATGAAAGTGTCTTTTTTGATAAGACAATTGTTATTACTGGTACTTTAGAACATTACAAGCGTGATGAACTATCAAGTATCTTAGAAGAAAAAGGTGCTAAAATTACTAACTCAGTGTCAAAGAAAACTGATATGTTAATTTATGGAGAGAAGGCTGGTTCAAAATTAGATAAAGCCACTTCTTTAAAAATTAACCTAGTAAATGAGCAACAATTATTAAATATCTTAAAAAGTGAGGAAAATGAATAATGAAACTTGTTGAAATTATGAGTAAAGAAGAAATACAAAAATTATTAAAAGAAATTTATTATGAAGCATCTGATGAGGATTTTGAATATATATTACCTCA
This genomic window contains:
- a CDS encoding 4-diphosphocytidyl-2-C-methyl-D-erythritol kinase (product_source=KO:K00919; cath_funfam=3.30.230.10,3.30.70.890; cog=COG1947; ko=KO:K00919; pfam=PF00288,PF08544; superfamily=54211,55060; tigrfam=TIGR00154); protein product: MIKKSYAKINFSINIVEKMPNGYHNLDMIMTKINLFDKLYFSTTKNDEIILTCTNPFIPTDERNLVYKVAKLVKEKFNIKKGIRIHIAKTIPMQAGLGGGSSNAATTLEALDEMFMLNLSIEEKIDLVKNFGADIPFFFYDCACRVQGIGDIITPIESNLSDFHLILVKPQKGVSTKLAYENIDLKTCDHPNIDKLVNALKDNDYNYVCDNIGNSLQDSAIVIRPVIKDIQDELMSLGVDTTLVCGSGSTIFALTKDDNVVKNIKAAHFNKKNFVFITSVR
- a CDS encoding DNA ligase (NAD+) (product_source=KO:K01972; cath_funfam=1.10.150.20,1.10.287.610,2.40.50.140,3.30.470.30,3.40.50.10190; cog=COG0272; ko=KO:K01972; pfam=PF00533,PF01653,PF03119,PF03120,PF12826; smart=SM00278,SM00292,SM00532; superfamily=47781,50249,52113,56091; tigrfam=TIGR00575), which translates into the protein MNDIAKKIDELEKTLKKYAYEYYTLDNPSISDYEYDKQYQILKNLLNENPEYLTNDSITRTIGYDVLDKFNKVEHQYPMYSLDNAFSLDDLFSFDERINKEINNFSYVLEPKIDGLAISLTYKDGILENGVTRGDGQVGEDVTTNIKTILSIPLVLPKKIDLVVRGEVYLKKSNFLMLNENQEKKGLPLFANARNAAAGTLRQLDSSVVAKRKLDAFFYTVANYQELGLKTHYDSLLFLKELGFEVNDQIVKLSTIDDVYENIIKIEEKREINDYDIDGSVLKVNEFDVQEELGFTAKYPKFAIAYKFAAEEVETKLCDIIYTVGRTGQITPNAVLEPVEVAGSCVSRATLHNYDYIKQKDIRVNDIVLIRKAGDIIPEVVKPIVEKRDETSQEVEMISECPICYHPLQQIDDSVDYYCVNPDCPAKKIETIIHFASRKAMNIVGLGERIIEQFYNDGLIKTIDDIYTIANKEDIIINKEGFGQKSFDNLIKNINNSKDASLDRLLFGLGIRHLGEKSAKILTKHFNTIDDLIAASYDELVSIEEIGPKIAQSLIDYFSNNDNIVLITKLKDYGLSMTNKKIQSNNESVFFDKTIVITGTLEHYKRDELSSILEEKGAKITNSVSKKTDMLIYGEKAGSKLDKATSLKINLVNEQQLLNILKSEENE
- a CDS encoding hypothetical protein (product_source=Hypo-rule applied; cath_funfam=1.10.533.10) encodes the protein MLILEDIKKTICNSSIKNCVVRKDNVDDEKEINLFLKKTVKKSCKKALNNIIENSGLSILNEEENLYFLRLFDLKMLKLYATEEDKKMNEKGFLIFGLISDEYYLIIDCKTNDVYGASISGFDEAMLLGQFDWALNNLILLNCYPYWELILEAKRYDFTF
- a CDS encoding ATP-dependent DNA helicase RecG (product_source=KO:K03655; cath_funfam=3.40.50.300; cog=COG1200; ko=KO:K03655; pfam=PF00270,PF00271,PF17191,PF19833; smart=SM00487; superfamily=50249,52540; tigrfam=TIGR00643) produces the protein MLLQQRLNELKFTTKQKDVFEKLGLYTLNDLILMYPRRYNFLLETPLIDNQKVVIEAKINSEINISFFQGRKNRIYFDVVYEGRILKVVIFNRSFMLNNLKKASIITIVGTYTEKNNTIIASEIKLSDLKSISGIYPVYSLNNLYKNGDYIKIMKNVLEKGNLEIENIISDDLVVKYQLLNRKDAINNIHFPKDKNLLLQANRTLIYEEFFLFAIHCIIEKESRLSDNSLVKDINISDLSNLVNNLKYTLTNDQRNVLNEIFVDFKSNQAMNRLLLADVGSGKTLVAFIAAYMIYMSGYQSAFMAPTTILAMQHYQSALEIFENVEINVVLLTSNTNPHEREQILADLKKGKIDLIIGTHALYQDDVEFKNLGFVIYDEQQRFGVKQRQQLKEKGKNVEQLMLSATPIPRTLAQVAYASLQVSYMKEPLPFKKPIKSYYFKSKSIKPFYDEMISLLEQHQQIYIVTPLIEESETQDTKNAIDVYESIKKHFKDKYTVDLIHGKLDNDEKQEAMDRFLLNETNILVATSLIEVGISVDNATCIVIYDAHRFGLSQLHQLRGRVGRGSLQGYCVFLSTSSEEDTIKKMEFIASTNDGFAIAEFDLETRGPGDILGVKQSGLPSFNIANPFKDEKIYNIAYQDALNLYQNKEELKKWYLKNKNTIELLTSNINY
- a CDS encoding 16S rRNA (adenine1518-N6/adenine1519-N6)-dimethyltransferase (product_source=KO:K02528; cath_funfam=1.10.8.100,3.40.50.150; cog=COG0030; ko=KO:K02528; pfam=PF00398; smart=SM00650; superfamily=53335; tigrfam=TIGR00755); this encodes MSNDIATRSKTNELLKKYNLSAKKNFGQNFLVDNNIVRNIVKNAEISKETCVIEIGPGIGSLSQELARTCKKLVCIEIDERLKDVLEESLASYDNINIVFDDFLKVDLNKLVNENFDKGDEIVVVANLPYYITTPILIKIFEESSQLNIKRICAMMQKEVGQRLSAKKDTKDYNSLTILTQYYCQANIVMNVPKSVFIPVPNVDSVVVLFKFIELENKPEDEKVFFNLLRVLFKQRRKTILNNLNEMVNDKEKTRNILIDNNLDTNLRAENLTLSDIIQLSDYLVKENHHND
- a CDS encoding ribonuclease-3 (product_source=KO:K03685; cath_funfam=1.10.1520.10,3.30.160.20; cog=COG0571; ko=KO:K03685; pfam=PF00035,PF14622; smart=SM00358,SM00535; superfamily=54768,69065; tigrfam=TIGR02191); the encoded protein is MDYCEYLLQSLNIKIKDEKIIEQALIHPSYANEINKVEYHYERLEFMGDAVLQFLVSDYIYKKYPNIDEGKLTVLRAKAVREDSLALYADEYKLSAYIKVGRGERLSGGNKKKSVQANVFEAVLGAIYLSNGIDDASKFLKVTYSAIDEDRFEDLEDYKTKLQEYVQADTKRTVSYALVESTGSANQPFFKFKVMMDDLVLGYGSGHSKKKAQQSAAKDALEKMAKE
- a CDS encoding pyrimidine-nucleoside phosphorylase (product_source=KO:K00756; cath_funfam=1.20.970.10,3.40.1030.10,3.90.1170.30; cog=COG0213; ko=KO:K00756; pfam=PF00591,PF02885,PF07831; smart=SM00941; superfamily=47648,52418,54680; tigrfam=TIGR02644) → MNIVDIIEKKRDKKELSSEEIDFFINGYVNDTIKDYQISALLMAIVLNGMNVKETSNLTNSMMNSGDIYDLSMIEGIKCDKHSTGGVGDKTTLILAPLLASAGIKISKMSGRGLGHTGGTLDKLESIPNFNINLEIDDFIKQVNEIGIAIIGQSANLVPADKKLYALRDVSGTVQSIPLIASSIMSKKLASGSDAIILDVKVGKGAFMKTIDEAKELAKLMVMIGKDLNKDIKAVITDMNRPLGFAIGNNLEVIEAINTLQGNGPKDLEELCLRLGSIMLTQAKKADDVKQAYDILKEKINNNEAFNKFRDLVIAQGGDVSYVDDPSLFDKAKYEINIYANEEGFLNDIDALSIGKLALELGAGRHTKEEAIDYSAGVYLHKQLGEKIKTNDFLATLYTNKDNENVFIKLFKDAIKISSNKIEKEDLIKTIIQ
- a CDS encoding Mg2+ and Co2+ transporter CorA (product_source=COG0598; cath_funfam=1.20.58.340; cog=COG0598; pfam=PF01544; superfamily=143865,144083; transmembrane_helix_parts=Inside_1_58,TMhelix_59_81,Outside_82_116,TMhelix_117_136,Inside_137_234,TMhelix_235_257,Outside_258_271,TMhelix_272_294,Inside_295_302), giving the protein MKKYLLNNNELLENDINYNIIFAKDLKSVFEMINELPISLTNEVFISDNQTRIDFYKDFFYGNIYLSKTIIDNDVNFFFIIHNNNIYFLNNDETISKKIVDLINKELDKYTTNFDNVFIIILLLLNIIVNNNINYVKKIQKKIDKLENTLIVDKEISGYNVKLLDIRKQLTKFRKENDNISNFIDIIEYQDNIVELYGQIIKLIDHKNIRTNDNIKIMIEHTIQIKEVYQNQLDVSLNNTMNLFTILSAIFLPLTLITSWYGMNFIIPEFKYKYGYLIPIILCLFSIVITIFLIKKYKFLKK